A DNA window from Brassica napus cultivar Da-Ae chromosome A4, Da-Ae, whole genome shotgun sequence contains the following coding sequences:
- the LOC106454444 gene encoding auxin-responsive protein IAA20, whose translation MGRGRSSSSSSSIESTSKSNPYGPSSSTRNLSTDLRLGLSFGASSGTPYFNGGYGYSVVDPTAEYKVAVAEEEEEENECNSVGSFYVKVNMEGVPIGRKIDLMSLNGYHELIRTLDFMFNASILWADEEEMCGQKSHVLTYADKEGDWMMVGDVPWEMFLSTVRRLKISRAYHY comes from the exons atgggaagaggaagaagttcttcgtcgtcttcttctATAGAGAGTACCAGTAAGAGCAACCCATACGGTCCCTCTTCAAGTACACGAAACCTAAGCACGGATCTAAGGCTCGGACTCAGTTTCGGGGCATCCTCAGGGACGCCATATTTCAACGGTGGTTACGGGTATTCTGTTGTAGATCCGACGGCAGAGTATAAGGTTGCGGTGgctgaggaggaggaagaagagaacgAGTGTAACAGCGTAGGGAGCTTCTACGTGAAAGTGAACATGGAGGGAGTTCCAATTGGGAGAAAGATCGATCTCATGTCTCTTAATGGCTACCATGAGTTGATCAGAACCCTAGATTTCATGTTCAACGCATCCATTCTCT GGGCTGACGAAGAAGAGATGTGCGGCCAGAAGAGTCATGTGCTAACATACGCGGACAAGGAAGGTGACTGGATGATGGTTGGTGATGTTCCGTGGGA aaTGTTTTTATCTACCGTCAGAAGACTGAAGATTTCAAGAGCTTACCACTACTGA